A portion of the Chlamydia caviae GPIC genome contains these proteins:
- a CDS encoding rod shape-determining protein MreC, translating to MCAIKKPEGHRSAIKMAGSVAYRRHRKNRLYVYLVLALSVILCWSLPRPFYENIQKHFVSLYTRVFFKRSGVPSIDYTIQDVENIILKDRIAILEERLQAYEIANYTPPVFSEILSPYFRKLITSRVIYRDPAHWGSSCWINVGKNQKIQKNSPVLSGKVLVGLVDYVGEQQSRIRLITDVGMQPSVIAVRGGIQAWLVKDQIQGLTKHLERLSDSYILEKDKYEKVDQLEELSSSIQCSDDNTLLLRGTLSGSGGPLWKDETLVLHGEGFCFSDGKGLRVGDILITTGLDGVFPPGLFVAEITKVCQPREGACSYKIEAKSLAEDLTNLSSVLILPAMEFNPNDRPDIFGLLWD from the coding sequence ATGTGTGCGATAAAAAAACCAGAAGGGCATCGTTCTGCGATTAAAATGGCAGGATCTGTTGCTTATCGTCGTCATAGAAAAAACAGGCTCTATGTCTATTTAGTGCTTGCTCTAAGTGTTATTTTGTGTTGGTCTTTACCAAGACCTTTTTATGAAAATATCCAGAAGCATTTTGTATCTTTGTATACGCGTGTTTTTTTCAAACGTAGTGGGGTTCCTTCTATAGATTATACGATTCAAGATGTCGAAAATATCATCTTAAAAGACCGCATTGCTATTTTAGAAGAGCGTTTACAGGCTTATGAGATTGCTAATTATACACCGCCTGTATTTTCTGAAATCTTATCACCATATTTTCGTAAGCTAATTACTAGTCGTGTTATTTACAGAGATCCTGCTCATTGGGGAAGCTCTTGTTGGATAAATGTAGGAAAAAACCAAAAAATACAAAAAAATTCTCCGGTGTTGTCGGGGAAGGTTCTTGTTGGTCTTGTAGATTATGTAGGAGAGCAACAATCACGAATACGTTTAATTACTGATGTAGGTATGCAACCTTCTGTGATAGCTGTTCGTGGGGGAATACAAGCTTGGTTAGTAAAAGATCAGATACAGGGTCTTACTAAACACCTTGAACGCCTTTCTGATTCCTATATTCTTGAAAAAGACAAATATGAAAAAGTTGATCAGTTAGAAGAGCTCAGCTCTTCTATACAGTGTAGTGATGATAACACTTTACTTTTACGAGGGACGTTGTCGGGGAGTGGCGGTCCTTTGTGGAAAGATGAAACTTTGGTTTTACATGGTGAGGGCTTTTGTTTCTCTGATGGAAAAGGTCTTCGGGTAGGAGATATTTTAATCACAACAGGATTAGATGGGGTGTTTCCCCCAGGGCTGTTTGTTGCTGAGATTACTAAAGTTTGTCAGCCTAGGGAAGGCGCGTGTTCTTATAAAATAGAAGCCAAGTCGTTGGCCGAAGACTTAACAAACCTCTCTTCCGTTTTAATTCTTCCTGCTATGGAGTTTAATCCTAATGATAGGCCGGACATTTTCGGGTTATTGTGGGATTAG
- a CDS encoding Na(+)-translocating NADH-quinone reductase subunit A — translation MKIAITRGLDLSLQGSPKESGFLKRIDPALVSVDLRPYSALALKLKVEQDDVISSGSPIAEYKNFPGVFITSPVSGIVKEIRRGEKRSLLDVVIKKTPGQNLTEYSYDLSKLSRAELLEIFKKEGLFALFKQRPFDIPALPTQTPRDVFINLADNRPFTPSTEKQLAVFSSREEGFYVFNVGVRAVAKLFGLCPHIVSTDRLALPEKDLKSIAHLHKITGPYPSGSPSTHIHYIAPITNEKDIVFTLSFQEVLTIGHLFLKGRILNEQVVALAGSGLKSSLRRYVITTKGANFESLLPLQDISSDVSLISGDPLTGRLCDRESLPCLGMRDSTISVLPNPKTRQAFNFLRLGINKPTHTRTYLSGFLKRKHTYMDPDTNLHGETRPIIDTEIYDKVMPLKIPVVPLIKAVITKDFELACMLGFLEVCPEDFALPTFIDPSKTEMLTIIKDALKDYAKETGILNLEYEDKE, via the coding sequence ATGAAAATTGCGATTACTCGGGGTTTAGATCTATCTTTGCAAGGGTCTCCCAAAGAGTCTGGGTTTTTAAAAAGAATAGATCCCGCTCTAGTTTCTGTAGACCTGCGCCCTTATTCTGCCTTAGCTTTAAAGCTTAAGGTGGAGCAGGATGATGTTATCTCTTCCGGATCACCTATCGCGGAGTACAAAAACTTTCCAGGCGTTTTTATCACTAGTCCAGTTTCTGGAATCGTAAAGGAAATACGTAGAGGAGAAAAACGTTCTCTTTTGGACGTTGTGATCAAAAAAACTCCGGGACAAAATCTAACAGAATACTCTTACGACTTATCTAAATTATCACGAGCAGAGCTGTTAGAGATCTTTAAGAAAGAAGGGCTTTTTGCTTTATTTAAGCAACGTCCTTTTGATATTCCCGCGCTTCCAACTCAAACTCCTAGAGATGTTTTTATCAACCTTGCTGATAATCGTCCCTTTACTCCCTCTACAGAAAAACAACTTGCTGTCTTTTCTTCGCGAGAAGAAGGATTTTACGTTTTTAACGTGGGTGTTCGTGCAGTAGCGAAACTTTTCGGTTTATGTCCTCACATCGTTTCTACCGATAGACTCGCTCTTCCTGAAAAAGATTTAAAATCTATAGCGCATTTGCACAAGATTACAGGTCCTTATCCTTCAGGATCACCCTCTACACATATTCACTATATAGCACCTATTACCAACGAAAAAGACATAGTCTTTACGCTATCCTTCCAAGAAGTCCTGACCATAGGACACTTATTCTTAAAAGGAAGAATTCTAAATGAACAAGTTGTCGCTCTTGCAGGATCAGGTTTAAAATCATCTTTAAGACGTTACGTTATCACCACCAAAGGTGCGAATTTTGAAAGTTTACTTCCTTTGCAAGATATCTCCTCAGACGTATCTTTAATCTCCGGTGATCCTTTAACAGGAAGACTTTGCGATAGAGAAAGCCTTCCTTGTCTTGGCATGAGAGATTCCACGATTTCCGTTCTCCCTAATCCTAAAACACGGCAAGCTTTCAATTTCTTAAGATTAGGAATTAACAAACCAACCCATACAAGAACCTACCTTTCTGGATTCTTAAAAAGAAAACACACTTATATGGATCCAGATACCAATCTCCACGGTGAAACCCGACCCATCATAGATACAGAAATTTATGATAAGGTTATGCCTCTAAAAATCCCCGTGGTCCCCCTAATCAAAGCTGTCATTACAAAAGATTTTGAATTAGCCTGTATGTTGGGATTTTTAGAGGTTTGTCCTGAAGACTTTGCTCTTCCAACCTTCATAGATCCTTCAAAAACAGAAATGTTAACGATAATCAAAGACGCTCTGAAAGATTATGCGAAAGAAACAGGTATTTTAAATCTAGAATACGAAGATAAAGAATAA
- a CDS encoding GreA/GreB family elongation factor, with the protein MDYLEKLQVLIDEEQPSSFFNLWEEYCFNDVVRGAELVQILEKVKHSSLAPLFGKIADTVLPLWEMIPDGKEKDRVLQLVLDVQNTNAKPFYDAAIDYVNRKYAGRENFNEALRVVGLRDGREFQYSLSRFDFLMHLSEGNFVFHSGGWGVGEVMSVSFLQQKVLIEFEGVMMAKDISFETAFKSLIPLEKDHFLSRRFGDPDGFESYAKEHPSEVIEMLLKDLGPKTAKEIKDELVDLVIPEAEWNRWWQATKTKIKKNICITTPKTIKDYYRYNPGGDSLITQLETRLSQIEDTSAKLVEIYQFIRDLHSELKKPENREIVIKALQTLSVEGNQSLEIQRDLLLSDFLGEKSSVLDSEFLSSLPEEEIVSIVNNISIVVLQKAFLMLIKKHSPVWENVFMKIFLSTTSPSLRELTFKVFRGEDSYRKKIEKKLLECAEHPMMYPEVFTWFFLKLGSHDDGIFKPNDKKIERLFLEAALVFMYHVASTPQKELGKKIYTFLVSQRYLAVRNMIEGAPLSYLKEILLLSTKCSQFSSSDLSVLQSLAEVVHPDLKKNTVVVEEDILWTTPESFTKMKNKLQSLSGKEMVDNAKEIEDARVLGDLRENSEYKFALEKRARLQEEIRVLSEEVNRARILTKDIVFTDKVGVGCKVSLEDENGNLITYSILGPWDADPDNYILSLKSKLAQEMLDKSVGAAVQFQGKKYKISRIQSIWDE; encoded by the coding sequence GTGGACTATCTAGAAAAGTTGCAAGTCTTAATAGACGAAGAGCAGCCTTCAAGTTTCTTTAATTTGTGGGAAGAATATTGTTTTAACGATGTGGTGCGAGGGGCAGAGCTAGTTCAAATCTTAGAAAAAGTAAAGCATTCATCTTTAGCGCCTTTGTTTGGTAAAATAGCTGACACAGTTCTCCCTTTATGGGAAATGATTCCTGATGGAAAAGAAAAAGATCGGGTTCTTCAATTAGTTTTGGATGTTCAAAATACTAATGCTAAACCGTTTTATGACGCTGCCATCGACTATGTGAATAGAAAATATGCAGGTCGAGAAAATTTTAATGAGGCGTTAAGGGTTGTTGGCCTGCGTGATGGTCGTGAATTTCAGTATAGTTTGAGTCGTTTTGATTTCCTAATGCATTTAAGCGAGGGGAATTTTGTTTTCCATTCTGGAGGGTGGGGTGTTGGAGAGGTTATGAGCGTATCCTTTCTTCAACAAAAGGTTCTCATAGAGTTTGAGGGAGTTATGATGGCTAAAGATATCTCCTTTGAAACCGCGTTTAAGAGTTTAATTCCTTTAGAGAAAGATCATTTTTTATCACGAAGATTTGGTGATCCCGATGGTTTCGAGTCTTATGCTAAGGAACATCCCTCAGAAGTTATAGAAATGCTTCTTAAAGATTTAGGTCCAAAAACTGCTAAAGAAATCAAAGATGAACTTGTAGATTTGGTTATTCCTGAAGCTGAATGGAATCGTTGGTGGCAAGCAACAAAGACTAAAATTAAAAAAAATATCTGCATAACAACCCCAAAGACGATTAAGGATTATTATAGATATAATCCCGGAGGGGACTCTTTAATAACTCAATTAGAAACACGCCTCTCTCAAATCGAAGATACTTCTGCGAAGCTTGTTGAAATTTATCAGTTTATTCGTGATTTGCACAGTGAATTAAAGAAACCTGAAAATCGAGAAATTGTAATCAAGGCTTTACAAACCCTTTCTGTTGAGGGGAACCAATCTTTAGAAATTCAAAGAGATTTACTACTTTCTGATTTTTTAGGTGAGAAATCGAGTGTTTTAGATAGTGAATTCTTATCCTCTCTTCCTGAAGAGGAGATAGTCTCTATAGTGAACAATATTTCTATAGTGGTTTTGCAAAAAGCATTTTTAATGTTGATCAAGAAACATTCTCCAGTTTGGGAGAATGTTTTTATGAAGATCTTTCTTTCAACCACATCGCCATCTCTTAGAGAGCTTACTTTTAAAGTGTTTAGAGGTGAGGACTCTTATCGTAAAAAAATCGAGAAAAAACTTCTTGAATGTGCTGAACATCCGATGATGTATCCTGAAGTTTTTACTTGGTTTTTCTTAAAACTAGGATCTCACGATGATGGTATTTTTAAACCGAATGATAAAAAGATCGAGAGGCTGTTTTTAGAGGCAGCGCTGGTCTTTATGTATCATGTTGCGTCAACACCACAGAAAGAATTAGGGAAAAAGATTTACACCTTTCTTGTAAGCCAGCGTTATTTAGCTGTTCGTAATATGATAGAGGGGGCGCCTCTGTCTTATTTAAAAGAGATATTACTGCTGTCCACCAAGTGTAGTCAGTTTTCTTCTAGTGATCTTAGTGTATTACAAAGCCTAGCTGAGGTTGTGCACCCTGATTTGAAGAAAAATACTGTTGTTGTAGAGGAAGATATTCTTTGGACAACTCCTGAAAGCTTTACCAAAATGAAAAACAAGCTTCAGTCTCTTAGCGGTAAGGAAATGGTTGATAATGCTAAAGAAATAGAGGATGCAAGAGTTTTAGGAGACCTTAGAGAAAATTCTGAGTATAAATTTGCTTTAGAAAAACGTGCGCGTTTACAAGAAGAAATTCGCGTGCTTTCTGAAGAGGTAAATCGCGCTAGAATATTGACTAAGGATATTGTTTTTACTGATAAGGTTGGTGTTGGTTGTAAGGTTTCTTTGGAAGATGAAAACGGAAATCTTATTACCTATTCCATTCTTGGTCCTTGGGACGCAGACCCTGATAACTATATTCTTTCTTTAAAATCCAAGCTGGCTCAAGAAATGCTTGATAAGAGCGTGGGAGCGGCTGTGCAATTTCAAGGAAAGAAATATAAGATAAGCCGAATACAATCTATTTGGGATGAATAA
- a CDS encoding amino acid aminotransferase yields the protein MSFFNQLPTFSPDSILGLQKLFLEDEREEKVNLVIGVYEDPSKAYGGFSSVRKAQFLFLEDEMNKGYLPISGLSSFNQEMEKLVFGDVNSSFVVGAQALGGTGALHLGAKIFSMAYTSGKVYIPEQTWGNHVRIFAQQGLEVLKYPYYSSESKSLLFDEMLSVLKAAPKNSLVLLQCCCHNPTGMDLNEDMWTRLAEVMKEHQLLPFFDTAYLGFGRGIKEDRRPIEIFIEVGNPVFVAACASKNFSLYGERVGYFAVHSKITEDLDKISSCLEEKARGEYSSPPRHGAKIVSTILSDASLKKEWLSELDTIRSSLGKTRARLVQAMRNHVGHSFDFILSQKGFFGYPGFSVEQVLFLRSEKGIYTTSGARFNLNGITDKNIDHVSQSFAEAYQLS from the coding sequence ATGAGTTTTTTCAATCAATTACCCACGTTCTCACCTGATTCTATTTTAGGTTTGCAAAAACTATTTTTAGAAGATGAGCGAGAGGAAAAGGTGAATCTTGTTATAGGTGTCTATGAAGATCCTAGCAAGGCATATGGTGGTTTTTCTAGCGTCCGTAAGGCGCAATTTCTTTTTTTAGAAGATGAGATGAATAAGGGGTATTTACCCATCAGTGGCTTATCTTCTTTTAATCAAGAAATGGAAAAGCTGGTTTTTGGTGATGTAAATTCTAGTTTTGTTGTTGGTGCTCAGGCGCTAGGGGGAACTGGAGCTTTGCATTTAGGGGCTAAGATTTTTTCTATGGCCTATACCTCAGGCAAAGTATACATTCCCGAGCAAACTTGGGGAAACCACGTAAGAATATTTGCTCAACAAGGTTTAGAGGTTCTTAAATACCCTTATTATAGCTCAGAAAGCAAAAGTTTGCTTTTTGATGAGATGCTTTCTGTATTGAAAGCCGCTCCAAAAAATTCTTTGGTGCTTTTGCAGTGTTGTTGTCATAATCCTACGGGAATGGATCTTAATGAAGATATGTGGACACGTCTTGCTGAAGTTATGAAAGAACATCAGCTTCTTCCATTTTTTGATACCGCTTATTTAGGTTTTGGGCGAGGCATCAAAGAAGATAGGCGTCCTATAGAGATTTTCATAGAAGTTGGTAATCCCGTATTTGTAGCAGCATGCGCAAGTAAAAATTTTTCTCTTTATGGAGAGAGGGTAGGCTACTTCGCAGTTCATAGCAAAATTACTGAGGATTTAGATAAGATTTCTAGCTGTCTCGAAGAGAAAGCCCGTGGAGAATATTCTTCACCTCCTAGACATGGAGCTAAAATTGTTTCAACGATTTTATCCGACGCTTCTTTGAAGAAAGAATGGTTGTCAGAATTAGATACGATTCGTAGTTCTTTAGGGAAAACTCGCGCAAGACTTGTTCAAGCTATGCGAAATCACGTCGGTCATTCGTTTGACTTTATCTTGTCTCAGAAGGGATTTTTTGGTTATCCCGGATTTTCTGTAGAACAGGTGCTCTTTTTAAGATCAGAGAAGGGTATCTATACGACGAGTGGAGCAAGATTTAACTTAAACGGAATTACTGATAAAAATATCGACCACGTCTCTCAGAGTTTTGCTGAGGCGTATCAGTTGTCTTAG
- the recB gene encoding exodeoxyribonuclease V subunit beta: MKPFDIFNPQTSIRGKYFLEASAGTGKTFTIEQIVLRALLEGSVSHVENILAVTFTNAATNELKLRIQDNLKQALCQIKSVLEDPSKSLPPYLKDTSNVKLLYMQVRNALATIDRMAIFTIHGFCNYVLQQHFPKMQMTQKNAALTHSQAVFHHIKKYLSQDLWRSVLFPEQFYLLAAKYNSNSKHTAFLTDKLLSSYTLQTFEHLPQTSTTLDALRSWHNSIRSKIQDIPKEDFLRQILQHKDGFKKQPFPIDEDLRLFVECLYASETSVQLFSFSKIAETFHPKNRLTRYKPSKAFSHIEETLWSLYTEQFCNIELIFNTLLQDVQLYLKNHYTQWLSPDESILALEEILLSSRSEEIIETLRKRFQLVLIDEFQDTDRKQWNIFSKLFANDAFSGSLFLIGDPKQSIYEWRNADLATYLKAKSSFPKSSQLHLINNYRSTAQLMEAVNILFCKCSPFLQIPSYEPIEYHPLCPQSSEHFENSHHAPIHFFSYDDISDQAAWISHTASYLQATYHIPLGRMAILVSDSAQAFDLITHCSIPVAFSKNKSIFHLTETYLLTLAWLEAILHPENYEKIQRVLLSSLFRHNLSDTIEKKELYSTYFFSLRSYVFDYGLLATFYHFMTLQGEALLKTPQGDLSFQEMERLCAYLDTVSSHPQHQLLYLQYFSETGRWEESLSFSSYSEDTEILKITTIHASKGLEYDVVFCPGLDKSKKNKSASEWIREMYVACTRAKKQLFIPIQNSSNSRCNSALTNYVKHVGSYESILDLAQQLTKEHPRLFSLSITETRSETTDPVYKIIPPSTFTLSIAPAKQIFSFSSVKLAFDNEVSLDNVPAEPVASFVLPRGRKTGIIIHKILENISPNFKISFSKIVSIVTHFVKNTHLEGYEEIISQKLVTTFSSPLSFATESFSLQDICPSKIACEESFLFSNQEQLWQGVIDLFFEYNDKYYIIDWKTSFLGETSLEYSKENLLNYIKEQNLDYQGAIYTHAAKRFLQQFDIVSDVEMGFIFIRGMDPEGNGFLCLPNQKISNPTITRKCPAYH, from the coding sequence ATGAAACCGTTTGATATTTTTAATCCTCAAACATCTATTCGTGGGAAATATTTCTTAGAAGCTTCTGCAGGCACGGGAAAGACATTTACTATCGAACAAATTGTTCTACGAGCCCTTTTAGAAGGTTCCGTTTCTCATGTGGAAAACATTCTTGCGGTCACATTTACAAACGCTGCAACCAATGAATTGAAACTCAGAATTCAAGACAATCTTAAACAGGCATTATGCCAGATAAAATCAGTCCTTGAAGATCCCTCAAAATCTCTTCCTCCTTACTTAAAGGACACGTCTAATGTAAAGCTGCTTTACATGCAGGTGCGTAATGCTTTAGCGACTATAGATCGTATGGCGATCTTTACCATTCATGGCTTTTGCAATTACGTTTTACAGCAGCATTTTCCCAAAATGCAAATGACGCAGAAAAATGCTGCTCTTACGCACTCACAGGCTGTTTTTCATCATATAAAAAAATATCTGTCTCAAGATCTTTGGCGCTCTGTTTTATTTCCTGAGCAATTTTATTTACTTGCAGCTAAATATAATTCTAACTCCAAACACACAGCCTTTTTAACCGATAAGCTACTCTCTAGTTACACGCTGCAAACTTTTGAGCATTTGCCGCAAACAAGCACTACTTTAGACGCACTTCGCTCATGGCACAACTCTATCCGCTCTAAAATACAAGATATTCCAAAAGAAGACTTCCTAAGGCAAATACTTCAGCATAAAGATGGTTTTAAAAAACAACCTTTCCCTATAGATGAAGATCTGCGGCTTTTTGTAGAGTGTTTATACGCTTCAGAAACATCTGTACAGTTATTTTCTTTTTCTAAAATTGCAGAAACTTTCCATCCTAAAAACCGCTTAACACGCTACAAACCCTCTAAAGCTTTTAGCCATATAGAAGAGACTTTGTGGAGTCTCTATACGGAACAATTTTGTAATATAGAGCTGATTTTCAATACCTTACTCCAAGATGTACAACTGTATTTAAAAAATCATTACACACAATGGTTATCCCCTGATGAGAGTATCTTAGCTTTAGAAGAAATTTTGTTATCTTCAAGGTCTGAAGAAATCATAGAAACTCTAAGAAAACGCTTTCAGTTAGTATTAATTGATGAGTTCCAGGATACCGATCGGAAACAATGGAACATCTTTTCAAAGCTATTTGCCAATGATGCTTTTTCAGGATCCCTATTTTTAATAGGTGATCCGAAACAATCTATTTATGAGTGGCGAAATGCCGATCTCGCGACATATCTAAAAGCTAAATCCTCATTTCCAAAATCCTCACAGTTGCATCTCATAAACAACTACCGCTCTACTGCTCAACTGATGGAAGCGGTTAATATTCTCTTTTGTAAATGTTCACCCTTTCTACAAATTCCTAGTTATGAACCCATAGAATATCATCCCCTATGTCCTCAAAGTAGTGAGCATTTTGAGAATTCTCACCACGCTCCTATTCATTTCTTTTCCTATGATGATATTTCTGATCAAGCTGCGTGGATTTCCCATACGGCTTCTTATTTACAGGCTACTTACCATATTCCCCTAGGACGCATGGCAATTTTAGTGTCGGATTCTGCTCAAGCTTTCGATCTCATTACCCATTGCAGCATCCCTGTAGCATTTTCTAAGAACAAATCGATATTTCATCTTACAGAAACCTATTTGTTAACCTTAGCGTGGTTAGAAGCTATTCTCCATCCGGAAAATTATGAAAAAATACAAAGGGTATTATTAAGTAGCCTTTTTAGACATAATCTTAGCGATACTATAGAAAAGAAAGAGCTCTACTCGACCTATTTCTTTTCACTTCGCAGTTATGTCTTTGATTATGGGCTTTTAGCAACTTTCTATCATTTTATGACTCTTCAAGGAGAAGCGTTGCTAAAAACCCCACAAGGAGATCTTTCTTTTCAAGAAATGGAAAGGCTTTGTGCTTATTTAGATACCGTTTCTTCTCATCCCCAACATCAATTACTCTATCTACAATACTTTTCTGAAACTGGACGCTGGGAAGAGAGCCTCTCCTTCTCTTCGTATTCTGAAGATACGGAAATATTAAAAATCACCACGATTCACGCATCTAAAGGATTAGAATATGATGTTGTTTTTTGCCCAGGGTTAGATAAGTCTAAGAAAAATAAAAGCGCATCAGAATGGATACGGGAGATGTATGTCGCTTGTACACGGGCAAAAAAACAACTGTTTATCCCTATACAAAACTCTTCAAATTCACGATGCAATTCTGCACTAACCAACTATGTAAAACATGTAGGTTCTTACGAATCTATTCTAGATTTAGCGCAACAGCTAACCAAAGAACATCCCCGCCTTTTTTCTTTATCAATTACAGAAACTCGTTCTGAAACTACCGATCCCGTTTATAAAATTATTCCACCGTCGACCTTTACATTATCCATAGCTCCTGCTAAACAAATCTTCTCTTTCTCTTCTGTAAAGCTTGCATTTGATAATGAAGTTTCTTTAGATAATGTTCCTGCGGAACCTGTAGCTTCTTTTGTTCTTCCTAGAGGAAGGAAAACGGGGATTATCATTCATAAAATCCTAGAAAATATCTCTCCGAATTTTAAAATTTCTTTTTCTAAAATTGTGTCCATAGTTACGCATTTTGTTAAAAATACGCATTTAGAAGGCTATGAGGAAATCATTTCTCAAAAGCTTGTAACAACATTCTCTTCTCCCCTATCTTTTGCCACAGAATCTTTTTCCTTACAGGATATCTGCCCAAGTAAAATAGCCTGCGAAGAGTCTTTCTTATTTTCCAATCAAGAACAGTTATGGCAAGGGGTTATCGATCTATTTTTCGAGTATAATGATAAGTACTACATTATCGATTGGAAGACATCATTCTTAGGAGAAACAAGCTTAGAATACTCTAAAGAAAATCTTCTCAACTATATAAAAGAGCAAAACCTTGATTATCAAGGTGCTATTTATACCCACGCAGCAAAACGATTTCTTCAGCAATTCGACATTGTTAGCGATGTAGAAATGGGATTTATTTTTATCCGGGGTATGGATCCTGAGGGAAATGGATTCCTATGCCTACCAAATCAGAAAATATCTAATCCCACAATAACCCGAAAATGTCCGGCCTATCATTAG